The Scomber japonicus isolate fScoJap1 chromosome 8, fScoJap1.pri, whole genome shotgun sequence genome has a segment encoding these proteins:
- the spon2b gene encoding spondin-2b translates to MDITRNILSNSEALYHLIVMMMTLSQGIHSLPVPTHIPMCTASETAQYSLTFSGKWTQAAFPKQYPVYRPPAQWSNLIGVTHSSDYHMWQRNEFASNGVREFTEKGEAWTLMKEVETAGERIQSVYGVLSAPAVVGGTGQVNTEFEVFARHSYLSFIVRIVPSPDWFVGVDGVDLCEGDHWKESVTLELFPYDAGTDSGFTFSSPNFETIPQDKITQITSSLPNHPANSFYYPRLKHLPPMAKVTLTKIKKTNQIISLPLEPTQSNQLPTGNEIEDTLINTPLDCEVSVWSPWGLCKSKCGDSGVQHRTRYVLLHAANNGSPCPLLEEERKCFPDNCL, encoded by the exons ATGGACATCACAAGGAACATCCTCTCCAACTCTGAGGCGCTCTACCACCTGATCGTCATGATGATGACACTAAGCCAAGGCATTCATTCACTGCCTGTTCCTACGCACATTCCCATGTGCACAGCCTCAGAAACTGCCCAGTACAGCTTAACGTTTAGCGGCAAGTGGACCCAGGCAGCTTTCCCTAAACAGTATCCTGTCTACCGCCCCCCTGCACAGTGGTCTAACCTTATTG GGGTGACCCACAGCTCTGACTACCACATGTGGCAGCGTAATGAGTTTGCCAGCAACGGAGTGAGAGAGTTCACTGAAAAAGGCGAGGCCTGGACGCTCATGAAGGAAGTCGAGACGGCCGGCGAACGCATCCAGAGCGTTTATGGGGTCCTCTCCGCTCCCGCTGTTGTGGGAGGCACAGGCCAGGTCAACACTGAGTTTGAGGTCTTCGCCAGGCACTCCTAT CTGTCGTTTATCGTGCGGATCGTTCCCAGCCCAGACTGGTTTGTGGGTGTGGACGGTGTTGATCTGTGCGAGGGTGACCATTGGAAAGAGAGTGTGACGCTGGAGCTTTTCCCTTACGATGCAGGAACTGACAGCGGGTTCACCTTCTCTTCCCCCAACTTTGAGACCATCCCACAGGACAAAATAACACAG ATCACCTCTTCTCTCCCTAACCATCCTGCCAACTCCTTCTACTACCCCCGCCTGAAGCACCTCCCACCCATGGCCAAGGTAACACTGACCAAGATTAAGAAGACCAATCAGATCATCAGCTTGCCTCTAGAGCCTACGCAATCCAACCAATTGCCAACAGGAAACGAGATTGAAGACACACTCATAA ATACCCCTCTGGACTGTGAGGTGTCAGTGTGGTCTCCCTGGGGGTTGTGCAAAAGCAAGTGTGGAGACTCAGGCGTACAGCACCGCACACGCTATGTCCTATTGCACGCAGCCAACAATGGATCGccctgccccctgctggaggaagagaggaaatgtTTCCCTGACAACTGTTTATGA
- the si:ch211-255i20.3 gene encoding transmembrane emp24 domain-containing protein 11: MGLRGTGFLLQCYLMLAVGMYFDLGELEEKCIIEEIPEDTLVTGYFLLEPWDLTASTHSPHLGVTVTVRDPNHEVLMTKRYGKFSKFTFTAHASGQHYLCFQTNSTRFSVFAGEKLKLHLDVQMGEHSIDPNVDRTKHNMESLESNLNHLIDQMTHITRQQEYQREKEETFRQISEDTNSKVLWWAVVQTSILLSVGFWQMKRLKDFFIAKKLV, translated from the exons ATGGGTTTGCGAGGTACTGGCTTTCTCCTTCAGTGTTACCTGATGTTGGCAGTAGGCATGTATTTTGATCTCGGGGAACTAGAAGAAAAATGCATCATTGAGGAGATTCCTGAAGACACGCTGGTAACCG GATATTTCTTGTTGGAGCCTTGGGATTTGACGGCCTCCACCCACTCCCCTCACCTCGGCGTCACTGTGACAGTCAGAGACCCAAACCATGAG GTTTTGATGACCAAACGTTACGGTAAATTTAGTAAATTTACCTTCACAGCTCACGCCTCCGGTCAGCACTACCTTTGCTTTCAAACCAACTCCACAAGGTTTTCTGTCTTTGCTGGAGAAAAGCTG AAGCTACATTTGGACGTTCAGATGGGAGAGCACTCAATTGACCCCAATGTTGACAGGACCAAACACAACATGGAGAGTCTAGAGAGCAACCTCAATCATCTCATTGATCAAATGACGCATATCACGAGGCAACAGGAGTACCAGAGG gagaaagaagagacatTTCGTCAAATCAGTGAGGACACCAACAGTAAGGTCTTGTGGTGGGCCGTGGTGCAGACCTCCATTCTTCTATCAGTTGGTTTCTGGCAGATGAAACGACTCAAAGATTTTTTCATCGCCAAGAAGCTGGTCTGA